In the Enterococcus rotai genome, CTTGTTAGTGTGTATGAAGCCGTATCAACACTTTATGGAAGTTCATAATACTTCCTATATTAATGGGGTAAAGTGATAATACATTTTTACGTGTTAGTTGGTAAAAAGACGAAGAATGTTAAGGTAAAAGATGCAGCCTAAGTTTTATATGGTTTATGACAGATGAGAATCAAATCGATTCCGTGTGACGTCACCCTGTACCTGACTGAGTTTCTCAGCAATTCTAGCGAAGTTACTTCTGATTTCACTAGTAATTCGAATTCCTAGAGTAGGGGATGTGACTCGTAGTGTTATGTCTCAGATAAAAATAAACAGTAGATTACTTTTAAGTATCGATGGATCCTTGATGTTTGAAAAATAGTTTTTAAGGTCAAAACAAGTCAAAAAAGTGGACAAATTTTCATATTGCGGTATTATTATTATAGAGATTTAGCTTTAAAATATGGAGGTTAGTCGTGATGAACTATTTAGATGAAAATGAAGAAACAGAAGAAAAACAACAACCAAATGCGTTTATGAAAAAATTGTTTGAAGAGCGAACAATTTTGATTTACGGAGAAATCAATCAAGATTTAGCACGAGAAGTAACATCTCAATTATTGTTGCTAGCTGCAATGGGTGATGAGCCTATCAAAATCTTTATCAATAGCCAAGGCGGACATGTTGAAGCGGGAGATACGATTCATGACATGATCAAATTTGTAAAACCAGAAGTGATCGTGATCGGAACTGGTTGGGTTGCAAGTGCTGGTATTACGATTTACTTAGCCGCTGAAGCGAATAATCGTTATAGCTTACCAAATACTCGCTATATGATCCATCAGCCTGCTGGTGGCGTTCAAGGACAAAGCACAGAAATTCAAATCGAAGCGAAAGAAATCATTCGTATGCGCGAACGTGTGAACCGTTTGATAGCTGAAGCAACTGGACAAACATATGAAAAAATTGCCAAAGATACAGACCGTAATTTCTGGATGTCTGCTGATGAAGCAAAAGATTATGGCATGATTTCTAAAATCATCCAAACAAGTGATGAAATCAAATAAATAGTTGAAAAAGAGGCTGGGACAGAAGCGTTTAATCCCGAGAAATAAGAAGGAATTCACGGAAATTGCTCTTCAAATTTTTGTGAATTTCGGCTTATTTCCGAAGGGATTGCTTCTGCTCCCGCCGTTTATTCGTATTTAGGGTGTGAAACAAAAGTGTTTTTTACTTTTGTTCCACACCCTTTTATTTTTCTATTAATAAAAGGAAATAAGCATTTTACAGATTACTCTTGTCATCTACCTATAAAAAAGTGTAAAATTGAGTGATTACTAAAAGAAAGTAGGAAAGATTGTGAAACCAAATTTAGGCTATTATGTGCAAAACATCAATGATATTGTTAAAGAAACAGAAGAAGTCGGCGAAAAAATGAACGA is a window encoding:
- a CDS encoding ATP-dependent Clp protease proteolytic subunit — its product is MNYLDENEETEEKQQPNAFMKKLFEERTILIYGEINQDLAREVTSQLLLLAAMGDEPIKIFINSQGGHVEAGDTIHDMIKFVKPEVIVIGTGWVASAGITIYLAAEANNRYSLPNTRYMIHQPAGGVQGQSTEIQIEAKEIIRMRERVNRLIAEATGQTYEKIAKDTDRNFWMSADEAKDYGMISKIIQTSDEIK